In Anabaena cylindrica PCC 7122, a single genomic region encodes these proteins:
- the cas2 gene encoding CRISPR-associated endonuclease Cas2: MFLYVIAYDIPCNKRRKKVADLLEGYGQRVQYSVFECQLNTEKYQNLRRQLRKKLKLEEDNVRFYPLSRHTLSQVETWGVGIPVIEPPSSIII; encoded by the coding sequence ATGTTTTTGTATGTGATTGCTTATGATATTCCCTGTAATAAACGGCGCAAAAAAGTGGCTGATTTATTAGAAGGTTATGGACAGCGTGTGCAGTATTCTGTGTTTGAATGTCAGTTAAATACCGAAAAATATCAGAATTTACGCCGTCAATTGAGAAAAAAGCTGAAGTTAGAAGAGGATAATGTCAGGTTTTATCCTTTGTCTCGACATACTTTGTCTCAAGTGGAAACTTGGGGCGTGGGAATACCTGTAATTGAACCACCTAGTTCAATTATTATCTAG
- the cas1 gene encoding CRISPR-associated endonuclease Cas1, with the protein MQTLYVSEQNCYVCLQKETLLVKQGETVYAEVQLPLLEQILIFGRSQITTQVIRACLWRDIPIAYLSRMGYCYGRILPISRGYRQLSRYQQQLSPVERLITARAMIQGKLKNSRVLLRRQRKKRESEVLERVLQSLDYLADQTAQADTWERLMGFEGAGAAQYFSAFSECLTNPDFVFSGRSRRPPGNPVNAMLSFGYQVLWNHLLALIEIQGLDPYYACLHQANDGHAALASDLIEEFRAPFIDSLVMWLINRKIVNAEADFEFKNGGCYLNDEGRKKFLRAFLQRMSEEIQTDEGIKQPKWDLLTQQVRAFKQFVYNPSHHYKPYRID; encoded by the coding sequence ATGCAGACTCTTTATGTCTCTGAGCAAAATTGCTATGTATGTTTACAGAAAGAAACTTTGCTAGTTAAGCAAGGAGAAACTGTATATGCTGAAGTGCAGTTACCTCTGTTAGAACAAATTCTCATTTTTGGGCGATCGCAAATAACTACCCAAGTCATTCGTGCTTGCTTATGGAGAGATATTCCCATTGCTTATTTATCACGCATGGGTTATTGCTATGGCAGAATTTTACCAATTTCTAGAGGATATCGACAATTATCTCGTTATCAACAACAGTTATCCCCTGTAGAAAGGTTAATTACTGCTAGGGCTATGATCCAAGGTAAGTTAAAAAATAGTAGAGTTCTGTTGCGAAGACAGAGAAAAAAAAGAGAGTCGGAGGTTTTAGAACGAGTTTTACAGAGTTTAGATTATTTAGCTGACCAAACAGCACAAGCTGATACTTGGGAAAGATTAATGGGATTTGAGGGTGCGGGTGCGGCTCAATATTTTTCAGCTTTTAGTGAATGTTTAACAAATCCTGATTTTGTATTTTCCGGTCGTAGTCGTCGTCCTCCAGGAAACCCAGTAAATGCCATGTTAAGTTTTGGTTATCAAGTTCTTTGGAATCACTTATTAGCCCTGATCGAGATTCAAGGACTCGATCCTTATTATGCTTGTTTACATCAGGCAAATGATGGTCATGCGGCATTAGCTTCTGATTTGATTGAGGAATTTCGCGCTCCCTTTATAGATTCTCTAGTAATGTGGTTAATTAATCGCAAAATCGTTAATGCTGAAGCTGATTTTGAATTTAAAAATGGTGGTTGTTATTTGAATGATGAGGGAAGGAAGAAATTTCTACGAGCGTTTTTGCAACGGATGTCAGAGGAAATACAAACTGATGAGGGAATTAAACAACCAAAATGGGATTTGTTAACTCAACAGGTGAGGGCTTTTAAGCAGTTTGTTTATAATCCTAGTCATCATTATAAACCGTATCGAATTGACTAA
- the csx18 gene encoding CRISPR-associated protein Csx18, with product MYISRRSATVRNVSVSTINGGITLVILLIAPLGLSAVIINTMLIAVATYLVSSAADRVILWLDPEQNAELTSSTESEHRSARKSNLQRWWR from the coding sequence ATGTATATTTCTCGACGTTCTGCTACAGTCAGAAATGTTTCTGTATCTACTATTAATGGCGGTATTACTCTGGTAATTTTGTTAATTGCACCTTTAGGCTTATCAGCAGTAATTATTAATACTATGTTAATTGCCGTTGCTACTTACCTAGTTTCCAGTGCAGCAGATAGGGTAATTTTGTGGTTAGATCCAGAACAAAATGCAGAATTAACATCTTCTACTGAGAGTGAACATCGCTCTGCAAGAAAATCTAATTTACAACGTTGGTGGCGTTAA
- a CDS encoding helix-turn-helix transcriptional regulator, whose protein sequence is MPKKPAHPYTERLAFERLLLLIATLLKYPGIGSPDFLDSSNNESHNAISSVKVYLQQLATELDIELPAGYPAISTLRKDLETLRRYAILDQRMYRWGYYLGTGALSTTELKVAFNAIASQAQYQGDAQVRRIYEILSKRLRGLDMELKGEFFYPTRQHLNRAIIHTDPEEMVTKGENRDTLFHQLPLVEKAISKGEAIEISRSNDFYGFNRTGRIQVFPLQLIYHDIAWYLLYEYCENGHLAIGRLNRFNNHCKFLKMLPRGLEKQRENLAKAHKLLENGWGLNLGEPEPQKLELEGTLKFINAKVRFFPPISAFILEGERRHLYQKITSGLIDKTGQHTYIEYAVDLPPRSLNEFSLWVYRYMDKAEVLSPPQLVEQHRQSTQALFDRYFHTNR, encoded by the coding sequence ATGCCTAAAAAACCTGCTCATCCCTATACAGAACGTTTAGCCTTTGAACGTTTGCTTTTATTAATTGCTACCTTATTAAAATATCCGGGTATAGGTAGTCCTGATTTTCTGGACTCCAGTAATAATGAAAGTCATAATGCAATTAGTTCTGTAAAAGTATATCTGCAACAATTAGCGACAGAATTAGATATAGAATTACCAGCAGGATATCCAGCAATTTCCACTCTGCGGAAAGATTTAGAAACCCTGAGACGTTACGCTATTCTTGATCAGCGAATGTATCGTTGGGGATATTATCTTGGTACTGGTGCGCTCTCTACCACAGAATTAAAAGTAGCATTCAACGCCATAGCATCTCAAGCTCAATATCAAGGAGATGCCCAAGTCAGACGCATTTATGAAATTCTTAGTAAAAGACTACGTGGGTTAGATATGGAACTTAAAGGAGAATTTTTTTATCCTACCCGTCAGCATCTCAATCGCGCTATCATTCATACCGACCCTGAAGAAATGGTAACTAAGGGAGAAAACCGTGATACATTATTTCATCAATTACCATTAGTAGAAAAAGCTATTAGTAAGGGAGAAGCTATTGAAATTTCTCGTAGTAATGACTTTTATGGTTTTAATCGTACTGGACGTATACAGGTTTTTCCGCTACAACTAATTTACCATGATATTGCTTGGTATTTGTTGTATGAATATTGTGAAAATGGACATTTAGCAATAGGAAGATTAAATCGTTTTAATAATCATTGTAAATTTCTTAAAATGCTGCCAAGGGGTTTAGAAAAACAGAGAGAAAATTTAGCCAAAGCACATAAATTATTAGAAAATGGCTGGGGTTTAAATTTAGGCGAACCAGAACCCCAAAAATTAGAATTAGAAGGAACTCTCAAATTCATTAATGCTAAAGTGCGTTTTTTTCCTCCAATATCAGCATTTATTTTAGAAGGGGAACGTCGTCATCTTTACCAAAAAATCACCAGTGGATTAATTGATAAAACTGGGCAACATACTTATATAGAATATGCTGTAGACTTACCACCGCGTTCTTTAAATGAGTTTAGTTTATGGGTTTATCGTTACATGGACAAAGCAGAAGTGTTATCTCCTCCTCAGTTGGTAGAACAACATCGTCAATCTACACAAGCTTTATTTGATAGGTATTTTCATACAAATAGGTAA
- a CDS encoding TenA family protein, producing MSLSSELWAANQDLAQVCLEHPFVQGIGDGTLQSEKFAYYVGQDAFFLEAFARAYSIAAAKAPNWQGFTIFHDLASGVLEELTLHENYADQWGVNLREIEPGTVTRRYTDFLLATAWTGDVGLTAAAMSPCMRLYAFLGTSLAVNGIPKHQYTGWIQTYGGTEFQPLTQKLESLVDNYAASSFSVRSTYRYAMSCEYDFFEAAWII from the coding sequence ATGAGTTTATCTAGTGAATTATGGGCAGCGAATCAGGATTTAGCCCAAGTTTGTTTAGAGCATCCTTTTGTACAAGGAATTGGGGACGGTACACTGCAATCTGAGAAATTTGCTTACTACGTAGGACAAGACGCTTTTTTCTTAGAAGCATTTGCCCGTGCTTACAGTATTGCAGCAGCTAAAGCACCAAATTGGCAGGGATTCACCATATTTCATGATTTAGCTAGTGGTGTCTTGGAAGAATTAACGCTACATGAAAACTATGCTGATCAATGGGGTGTGAATCTCCGTGAGATAGAACCAGGAACAGTCACCCGTCGCTACACTGATTTTTTGTTGGCCACTGCCTGGACTGGAGACGTGGGTTTAACCGCTGCTGCTATGTCACCCTGTATGCGTTTGTATGCTTTTTTGGGAACAAGTTTAGCCGTTAATGGTATTCCTAAACACCAGTATACAGGCTGGATTCAAACTTATGGTGGTACAGAATTTCAACCATTAACACAAAAATTAGAAAGTTTGGTTGATAATTATGCTGCTAGTTCCTTCTCTGTTCGCTCAACATATCGTTATGCTATGTCCTGTGAATACGACTTTTTTGAGGCAGCTTGGATTATTTGA
- a CDS encoding DUF4351 domain-containing protein, producing MSYDNACKYLSEQYPTEFIRWLLATEPQQVEVLKTELTLEPIRADSVSFLQTDKIILHIEFQTLPKSKTPLNFRMLDYSVRLKRQYKSPVTQVLIFLQETDNEVVWREEFRDETTIHRYRVIRMWEQDSALFLDNPALLPLAPLTRTNSPSTLLAQVAEKIAKIPNREERQNIAGCTEILAGLKFEKDLIRQFLREDIMQESVIYQDILQKGKKEEALIWITQFLNYRFGDVNSSLIAEIQVLSLPKLEELRNVLFNFATLTDLEAWLKQQ from the coding sequence TTGAGTTACGATAACGCTTGCAAGTATTTATCAGAACAGTATCCAACCGAATTTATCCGGTGGTTACTAGCAACAGAACCGCAACAAGTAGAAGTCCTCAAAACTGAACTAACCTTAGAACCAATTCGCGCTGATTCTGTGAGTTTTTTGCAAACAGATAAGATAATTCTGCATATTGAGTTTCAGACTTTACCCAAGTCTAAAACACCTCTAAATTTCCGAATGTTAGATTATTCAGTCAGGTTAAAGCGCCAGTATAAATCTCCTGTAACTCAGGTGTTAATCTTTTTGCAAGAAACTGATAACGAAGTAGTTTGGAGAGAGGAATTTAGAGATGAAACAACCATACATCGCTATCGTGTGATTAGAATGTGGGAACAAGACTCAGCATTATTTCTGGATAATCCGGCATTATTACCACTTGCACCACTGACCCGCACCAATTCACCATCTACATTACTAGCGCAGGTTGCTGAAAAAATTGCTAAAATTCCTAACAGGGAAGAAAGACAGAATATAGCAGGATGCACAGAGATTTTAGCGGGCTTAAAATTTGAAAAAGATTTGATTCGCCAATTTTTACGGGAGGATATTATGCAAGAGTCAGTAATTTATCAGGATATTTTACAAAAAGGTAAAAAAGAAGAAGCCTTAATATGGATCACCCAGTTTCTAAATTATCGCTTTGGTGACGTTAATTCGTCACTAATAGCAGAAATTCAGGTATTATCTTTACCAAAATTAGAAGAGTTGAGAAATGTTTTATTTAATTTTGCAACATTAACCGATTTGGAAGCTTGGTTAAAACAACAATAA
- a CDS encoding tyrosine-type recombinase/integrase, producing the protein MSESTDIDEISAASLVLTAPIPITEHPAAVYLSSLSPGSRPAMGQALDAIAQILTSNQCDALTLDWAELRYKHTATLRSILMERYAPATANKMLSALRRVLREALRLELMDARDFERAVDIANIKVSKELQGRYLSADEIDALMQVCFSDPTPIGYRDAALIAILRGAGLRRGEAVNLNLSDLHSGSIKIRNGKGGKDRTVYLPNGALSIVEDWLEIRGPEAGALICRINKAGAVTLRQLTPQAVLFILQKRGTEAGVENFSAHDFRRTFISELLDSTDIVTVQKLAGHASPELTSRYDRRGEEVKQRAVQSIIVPKRK; encoded by the coding sequence ATGAGTGAGTCTACCGATATAGATGAAATAAGTGCAGCTTCCCTAGTGTTGACTGCTCCTATTCCCATCACTGAACACCCCGCTGCTGTCTATCTTTCAAGCCTGTCCCCCGGTTCACGTCCGGCTATGGGGCAAGCACTGGATGCGATCGCTCAAATATTAACCAGCAATCAGTGTGATGCCCTTACTCTTGATTGGGCTGAACTCAGGTATAAACATACAGCAACATTACGTTCTATACTGATGGAGAGGTACGCACCAGCCACTGCTAATAAAATGCTGAGTGCGTTAAGGAGAGTCTTGAGAGAAGCATTACGTTTGGAATTAATGGATGCTAGGGACTTTGAGCGGGCGGTAGACATCGCTAATATTAAGGTGTCTAAGGAATTACAAGGGCGTTATCTGAGTGCAGATGAAATTGATGCCCTGATGCAAGTATGTTTTAGTGACCCTACACCCATTGGTTATAGAGATGCGGCGTTGATAGCGATTTTACGGGGTGCAGGTTTACGGCGGGGGGAAGCGGTGAATTTAAACTTGAGTGACTTGCACTCTGGTAGTATTAAAATCCGCAATGGTAAAGGTGGCAAAGATAGAACTGTTTATTTACCAAATGGGGCGCTGTCAATTGTAGAAGATTGGTTAGAAATTAGGGGACCAGAAGCTGGGGCTTTAATTTGTCGTATCAATAAAGCCGGGGCTGTAACCTTGAGGCAATTAACACCCCAAGCGGTGCTGTTCATTTTACAAAAAAGGGGTACAGAAGCTGGTGTAGAAAATTTCTCTGCACACGATTTTAGAAGAACTTTTATCTCTGAGTTGTTAGATTCTACTGATATCGTCACTGTGCAGAAATTAGCCGGTCATGCCTCACCAGAACTCACGTCAAGATACGACCGCCGGGGTGAGGAAGTTAAACAACGGGCTGTACAGTCTATTATTGTTCCTAAACGGAAGTAA
- a CDS encoding DNA-binding domain-containing protein, translating into MSKPQIAIRMPPSLLQKLNNYVELTGTSKTDVVVSAIAQYLGCADNVPLNQRVGEMERRLRELETKLNII; encoded by the coding sequence ATGAGCAAACCACAAATCGCTATCAGAATGCCTCCATCTCTGCTGCAAAAACTCAACAACTATGTTGAGCTAACTGGTACATCGAAAACTGATGTTGTTGTCAGTGCGATCGCTCAGTATCTTGGTTGTGCTGACAATGTACCCTTGAATCAGAGGGTGGGTGAGATGGAAAGAAGGCTCAGAGAATTAGAAACTAAGCTAAATATTATTTAA
- a CDS encoding CHAT domain-containing protein, whose protein sequence is MSKKYFTYRICVNNEQRVQIEKYDTECQSLGRPQGNFCYPQKREEIEQLLVIAHNNQLDRQQPRQIGEALFDSLFDPVLRQDFINFYVKAVQQETQLLRIELDIDEEEIPEIAALPWEFLCLPEDANQGTVWLATDPNLVFSRRRALWNPAQPIQLATGEKLRIALAISAPKDLPSVEYAEIQEYLEALANEQSEDIELLSIVNPATPTAINELLEQKPHIFHFIGHGRFENEAGEKVGQIALVRKVLNKASWVDAQFFAGLFVHIPRPGIVILQACEGGMQSESEAFRGVAAKIVGQNIPVVLAMQYEVANAIASVFSSEFYRRLGKGEPVDIAAQKGRYTIGLETQYKNRDFATPVIFMNVQDGYLFTTKETSSDDKNICNLIQLKKVLDKAKFCGPLTLVKEDFDKANLVSQLDDGNYVYYLSHHLGGQHLYVTSQLKSEDFERSYHSIILAYYGAFLGRETIFDILKRLPELPELIKTQDTKKNDKNSPNTSDNPRLKSLQKQKQQLESQIAELEKLSNRCSQDIKAESNAARRSQLNTQIDNYSIEIDELYEKLKQIEDKINKLS, encoded by the coding sequence ATGTCTAAAAAGTATTTTACTTATCGAATTTGTGTCAACAATGAGCAGCGTGTTCAAATAGAAAAATATGATACTGAATGCCAATCTTTAGGACGACCTCAAGGTAATTTTTGTTACCCTCAAAAACGAGAAGAAATCGAGCAACTTTTAGTAATTGCTCATAATAATCAACTTGATAGGCAGCAACCTCGTCAGATAGGGGAAGCATTGTTTGATAGTTTATTTGACCCTGTATTGCGCCAAGATTTTATTAACTTTTACGTTAAAGCTGTACAGCAAGAAACACAGCTTTTGAGGATAGAATTAGATATTGATGAAGAAGAAATACCAGAGATTGCAGCCTTACCTTGGGAGTTTTTATGTCTTCCTGAAGATGCTAATCAAGGTACAGTATGGTTAGCGACAGATCCTAATTTAGTCTTTTCCCGTCGTCGAGCTTTATGGAATCCGGCTCAACCCATACAATTAGCAACAGGAGAAAAGTTGAGAATTGCCTTAGCTATTTCTGCACCTAAAGACCTACCTAGCGTTGAATATGCAGAGATACAGGAATATTTAGAAGCCTTAGCAAATGAACAATCTGAAGACATTGAATTATTATCCATTGTTAATCCAGCCACACCCACTGCGATTAATGAGTTATTAGAGCAAAAACCTCATATCTTTCATTTTATTGGTCATGGTCGCTTTGAAAATGAAGCAGGGGAAAAAGTAGGACAAATTGCTTTAGTCAGAAAAGTTTTAAATAAAGCATCATGGGTTGATGCACAATTCTTTGCTGGATTGTTTGTTCATATTCCTCGTCCTGGTATTGTAATATTACAAGCCTGTGAAGGTGGAATGCAGTCAGAATCAGAAGCTTTTAGGGGTGTGGCTGCTAAAATTGTAGGTCAAAATATTCCAGTAGTATTAGCAATGCAATATGAAGTTGCTAATGCCATAGCGAGTGTATTTTCCTCTGAATTTTATAGAAGATTAGGAAAAGGTGAACCAGTTGATATTGCTGCTCAAAAGGGTCGTTATACTATTGGTTTAGAAACTCAATATAAAAACCGTGATTTCGCTACTCCTGTTATTTTCATGAATGTACAAGATGGTTATTTATTTACTACTAAAGAAACCTCAAGTGATGATAAAAATATTTGTAACTTAATCCAACTTAAGAAGGTACTTGACAAAGCTAAATTCTGTGGTCCACTTACTTTAGTTAAAGAAGACTTTGATAAAGCTAATTTAGTTTCTCAACTAGATGATGGGAATTATGTATATTATCTAAGTCATCATTTGGGAGGACAACATCTTTATGTCACATCTCAGCTAAAGTCAGAAGACTTTGAGAGAAGCTATCATTCAATTATTCTTGCTTATTACGGAGCATTCTTAGGAAGAGAAACAATATTTGATATTCTCAAGCGACTTCCAGAACTTCCAGAATTGATAAAAACTCAGGATACTAAAAAAAATGATAAAAACTCACCTAATACAAGTGATAACCCTAGACTCAAATCTTTACAAAAACAAAAACAGCAATTAGAGTCTCAAATAGCAGAACTCGAAAAACTTAGTAATAGATGTAGTCAAGATATTAAAGCAGAATCTAATGCAGCAAGAAGAAGTCAACTTAATACACAAATAGATAACTATTCGATAGAAATTG